The following proteins come from a genomic window of Halomarina ordinaria:
- a CDS encoding glycosyltransferase family 4 protein — MRILRVAQKVYPEVRGGGPYHVHALSRDQAAAGHDVTVLTLADDDEEAGVTRRDGYRVVKRAPTTTLAGNGISLGVANYLRRADEFDVVHAHSHLYFSTNLAALRRRVGGPPLAITNHGLYSQNAPEWVFDAYLKSLGRWTFNRADRVFCYTDVDRRRVREFDVGSEIRVVSNGIDTERYAPEGPESDLVDPDVPSVVFVGRLVEGKRPETVLRAVDRLAATFPDVTLYLCGEGPLEGDLRRLAGELAADVEFLGYVDQEEMPAVYRSADAMMLPSRAEGVPRTVLESLASGTPVVASDLEQVRTVDSPYLRLVPLDDVSGFTSALETFLRERPDDVDLSPEYRWDRTVEETTRELRALVG; from the coding sequence ATGAGGATTCTGAGGGTCGCCCAGAAGGTCTACCCGGAGGTGAGGGGCGGTGGTCCCTACCACGTCCACGCGCTGAGTCGGGACCAGGCGGCGGCGGGACACGACGTGACGGTACTCACCCTCGCGGACGACGACGAGGAGGCGGGGGTCACGCGCCGCGACGGCTACCGCGTGGTCAAGCGCGCCCCGACGACGACGCTCGCGGGCAACGGCATCTCCCTCGGCGTCGCGAACTACCTGCGCCGGGCCGACGAGTTCGACGTCGTCCACGCCCACTCGCACCTCTACTTCTCGACGAACCTCGCGGCGCTCCGCCGACGAGTGGGCGGCCCCCCGCTCGCCATCACGAACCACGGTCTCTACTCGCAGAACGCCCCCGAGTGGGTGTTCGACGCCTACCTCAAGTCGCTCGGGCGCTGGACGTTCAACCGCGCCGACAGGGTGTTCTGCTACACCGACGTCGACCGCCGCCGGGTGCGCGAGTTCGACGTCGGCAGCGAGATTCGCGTCGTCTCGAACGGCATCGACACCGAGCGCTACGCGCCCGAGGGGCCGGAGAGCGACCTCGTCGACCCCGACGTGCCGTCGGTCGTCTTCGTCGGCCGACTCGTCGAGGGCAAGCGTCCCGAGACGGTGCTGCGCGCCGTCGACCGCCTCGCCGCGACGTTCCCGGACGTGACGCTCTACCTCTGCGGGGAGGGGCCGCTGGAGGGTGACTTGCGTCGCCTCGCCGGGGAGCTAGCCGCCGACGTCGAGTTCCTCGGCTACGTCGACCAGGAGGAGATGCCGGCGGTCTACCGGAGCGCGGACGCGATGATGCTCCCGAGTCGGGCCGAGGGCGTCCCCCGGACGGTGCTGGAGTCGCTCGCCTCCGGGACGCCCGTCGTCGCGAGCGACCTCGAACAGGTCCGCACCGTCGACTCGCCGTACCTCCGTCTCGTCCCCCTCGACGACGTCTCCGGGTTCACGTCGGCGCTCGAAACGTTCCTCCGCGAGCGCCCCGACGACGTCGACCTCTCCCCGGAGTACCGCTGGGACCGGACCGTCGAGGAGACGACCCGCGAACTGCGCGCGCTCGTCGGATGA
- a CDS encoding APC family permease produces the protein MAEQPVDIELAGQNVAGEAPLSEPAAVTDEATVYEDDVELERTIGLVGGLAIGIGTMIGAGIFVFPGLAANNAGLAATLSFAIGGGIALLVALPTSELATAMPRSGGGYYFVSRGMGAGYGAIVGLGLWLGLMFASAFYLVGLGHYASAVLAEVGVGLAFDPVVATGLLFGGALTALSVAGTENTAKIQNVVVGVLLVVLAGFLSYGLLDTVGVFGPGGTPEPFFSREYFPVLTTAALVFTSYLGFAQVATVAGEIKRPARNLPLAMVGSVLVVTVFYVVTVFVAISAFGSDQLGQFGETAMVEVARTFLGVPGAIAILCAGLLATFSSANASILSASRAVYALSRDALLPRRASEVNLRYGTPHVALLAAGGPILALVATGRVELLAEVASFLHLVMYGLMCVVMMVLRRRSPPWYSPSFRVPGYPLVPAVGALASFGLIAFMQPVSIAIGFVVMAVSYLWYRYYAGAVVLRGDV, from the coding sequence ATGGCCGAGCAGCCCGTCGACATCGAGCTAGCGGGGCAGAACGTCGCTGGCGAGGCACCGCTGTCGGAGCCGGCGGCGGTCACCGACGAGGCGACGGTCTACGAGGACGACGTCGAACTCGAACGAACCATCGGCCTCGTCGGCGGCCTGGCCATCGGTATCGGGACGATGATCGGCGCGGGCATCTTCGTCTTCCCGGGGCTGGCGGCGAACAACGCGGGGCTGGCGGCGACCCTCTCGTTCGCCATCGGCGGGGGTATCGCGCTGCTCGTCGCCCTCCCGACGTCAGAACTCGCCACCGCGATGCCCCGCAGCGGGGGTGGATACTACTTCGTCTCGCGGGGGATGGGAGCGGGCTACGGGGCGATCGTCGGCCTCGGCCTGTGGCTCGGGCTGATGTTCGCCTCCGCGTTCTACCTCGTCGGCCTCGGGCACTACGCGAGCGCCGTCCTCGCCGAGGTCGGCGTCGGCCTCGCGTTCGACCCGGTCGTCGCGACCGGCCTGCTGTTCGGGGGGGCGCTGACCGCGCTGAGCGTCGCCGGCACGGAGAACACGGCGAAGATACAGAACGTGGTCGTGGGCGTCCTCCTCGTGGTGCTCGCGGGGTTCCTGTCGTACGGCCTCCTCGACACGGTCGGCGTCTTCGGCCCCGGTGGCACCCCCGAGCCGTTCTTCTCCAGGGAGTACTTCCCCGTCCTGACGACCGCCGCGCTCGTCTTCACCTCGTACCTGGGGTTCGCCCAGGTCGCGACCGTCGCGGGGGAGATCAAACGGCCGGCGCGGAACCTCCCGCTGGCGATGGTCGGGTCGGTCCTCGTCGTCACCGTCTTCTACGTCGTGACGGTCTTCGTCGCCATCAGCGCCTTCGGGTCGGACCAGCTCGGTCAGTTCGGCGAGACGGCGATGGTCGAGGTGGCCCGGACCTTCCTCGGCGTCCCCGGTGCCATCGCCATCCTCTGTGCCGGCCTCCTGGCGACGTTCTCGAGCGCGAACGCGTCCATCCTCAGCGCCTCCCGGGCGGTGTACGCGCTGAGCCGCGACGCGCTGCTCCCGCGCCGGGCGAGCGAGGTCAACCTCCGCTACGGTACGCCGCACGTCGCGTTGCTCGCCGCCGGCGGCCCGATACTCGCGCTCGTCGCGACCGGGCGGGTCGAACTGCTCGCGGAGGTCGCCTCCTTCCTCCACCTCGTCATGTACGGCCTGATGTGCGTCGTGATGATGGTGCTCCGACGGCGGAGTCCGCCGTGGTACTCGCCCAGTTTCCGGGTGCCGGGCTACCCGCTGGTACCGGCCGTCGGCGCGCTGGCGAGTTTCGGACTCATCGCGTTCATGCAACCCGTCTCCATCGCCATCGGGTTCGTCGTCATGGCGGTCTCGTACCTCTGGTACCGGTACTACGCCGGTGCGGTCGTGCTCAGAGGTGACGTGTAG
- a CDS encoding cold-shock protein, protein MAKGNVDFFNDTGGYGFISTDDADDDVFFHMEDVGGADLEEGQEVEFSIEQSPKGPRASNLTRL, encoded by the coding sequence ATGGCGAAAGGAAACGTTGACTTCTTCAACGACACTGGCGGCTACGGTTTCATCTCGACGGACGACGCGGACGACGACGTGTTCTTCCACATGGAAGACGTCGGCGGTGCGGACCTCGAGGAGGGCCAGGAAGTAGAGTTCAGCATCGAACAGTCCCCCAAGGGGCCCCGCGCGTCGAACCTGACGCGCCTGTAA
- a CDS encoding universal stress protein, whose product MVSRVLVPIDGSEMATRALEYALETHPDAEVTLLYVVGEPSPMMGKALRLVLEEDLGDAAADLAEGVFASARDVAARHGVDVDTEVGLGNPGRVIVDRAADFDLVVVGSHGGDLQSRLFVGDVAKAVFQRSPVPVTVVR is encoded by the coding sequence ATGGTCTCGCGCGTCCTCGTCCCGATCGACGGCTCGGAGATGGCCACCCGGGCGCTCGAATACGCGCTCGAAACGCACCCCGACGCCGAGGTCACGCTCCTGTACGTCGTCGGCGAACCGTCGCCGATGATGGGCAAGGCGCTGCGCCTCGTCCTCGAGGAGGACCTCGGGGACGCCGCGGCGGACCTCGCGGAGGGGGTGTTCGCGTCCGCCCGCGACGTCGCGGCGCGCCACGGGGTCGACGTCGACACCGAGGTCGGCCTGGGGAACCCGGGACGCGTCATCGTCGACCGCGCGGCGGACTTCGACCTCGTGGTCGTCGGGAGCCACGGCGGCGACCTGCAGTCGCGCCTGTTCGTCGGGGACGTCGCGAAGGCGGTGTTCCAGCGGTCGCCGGTCCCGGTGACGGTCGTCCGGTGA
- a CDS encoding enoyl-CoA hydratase/isomerase family protein, which translates to MFDPSQLTYRTEDGAALIRLDRPEKLNALSEPLVEELRTAMERAVDDDVRAVVLTGNGDAFSAGYDLTESGGTPDSGTVPSVEDGLERQRHVLPLFTTIHDLPIPVVAAVNGHALAGGSDLALTCDLTIAGESATFGYPGVRMGGLSLSLVYPFVMGIKHARELMYTGKTVDAREAERMGMVNRTVPDDDLMDAAWAEVEAIKKTPKATVQITKHMLNDVVEMQGYRPTVRNSGYMATLSHQSEYGQRFFEIRESEGVGAAIEWMNETDKP; encoded by the coding sequence ATGTTCGACCCGTCGCAACTCACCTACCGAACCGAAGACGGCGCGGCGCTGATTCGCCTCGACCGCCCCGAGAAACTGAACGCGCTGAGCGAGCCGCTCGTCGAGGAGCTCCGGACGGCGATGGAGCGGGCCGTCGACGACGACGTCCGGGCCGTCGTCCTCACCGGCAACGGCGACGCCTTCTCCGCCGGCTACGACCTCACCGAGTCGGGTGGGACACCCGACTCGGGGACCGTCCCGTCCGTCGAGGACGGCCTCGAACGCCAGCGTCACGTCCTCCCGCTGTTCACGACGATTCACGACCTCCCGATACCCGTCGTCGCGGCGGTCAACGGTCACGCGCTGGCCGGCGGGTCCGACCTCGCGCTCACCTGCGACCTCACCATCGCCGGCGAGTCGGCCACCTTCGGCTACCCCGGCGTCAGGATGGGCGGGCTCTCGCTGTCGCTCGTCTACCCGTTCGTCATGGGCATCAAACACGCCCGCGAGCTGATGTACACCGGCAAGACGGTCGACGCGAGGGAGGCCGAGCGGATGGGGATGGTCAACCGGACCGTCCCCGACGACGACCTCATGGACGCCGCGTGGGCGGAGGTCGAGGCCATCAAGAAGACGCCGAAGGCCACCGTCCAGATAACGAAGCACATGCTCAACGACGTCGTCGAGATGCAGGGCTACCGCCCCACGGTGCGCAACAGCGGCTACATGGCGACGCTCTCCCACCAGTCGGAGTACGGCCAGCGGTTCTTCGAGATTCGCGAGAGCGAGGGCGTCGGCGCCGCCATCGAGTGGATGAACGAGACCGACAAGCCCTGA
- a CDS encoding cation:proton antiporter domain-containing protein, giving the protein MTDLPLPGSPAALVARAEAPSTALQTVVDPLGHHELLVVIVQLTLLLFVARALGIAFSRVGQPAVVGELLAGVVLGPSLFGVLLPGVYDAVFAVPESQFHLLEVISWVGLIMLLIVTGLETDVDLILRKGRVAVVLSLGGILLPFATGFALGWYLPSEFIASADQRLVFSLFIATAMSISAIPVIAKILIDLDIVRRDFGQLILAAGMVDDTIGWILLATVAGLAQSGTVDAASALRTVVSVVVFLVVAFTLGRRAVDGLVRWVDDVVGGETTMITLLVVLALAAGAVTQYLGLEAILGAFVVGILVGQVNRFDYQLRHLFEVVTLGIFAPVFFAIAGLRMDVAALLDPTVLLVGLVVLAVACVGKFGGVFVAGRAVGLSNWEAIGIGGGMNARGAMEIIVATIGLGLGILTTEMYSIIVMVALVTSLMAPAVIRWALPHIEVGEAERTRLEAEDEARRGFVGGLSRVLLPTRCSVESQFAARLLGDLVAGREVEVTTMYVSEGDDAGASTWTLDSLRGRVGRRAGRAVPSSPEDGEDHGSTASRCLDRMRSRIAATGESTVRGIVRAGGDDATRAVLDEARRGYDLLVLGTGTPGRRPDEPLFTDAVDTIIRDSPCPFLVVRSDHERFGDGEGVRDYPVERILLPTTGTTHNRRAAEAAFAVARARDAVVEVVNVVDPPRTTDVFATRPDVTPAMDLGADLVENEAAVGRRMGARVETRVVVADGDTDPEATVVSLAADTGADLVFLGSSVRNVTQRAFLGHRVDYILEEAPCPVAVVGSS; this is encoded by the coding sequence ATGACGGACTTACCACTGCCTGGCTCGCCCGCCGCGCTGGTCGCCCGAGCCGAGGCGCCGAGCACCGCGCTCCAGACGGTCGTCGACCCGCTCGGCCACCACGAACTGCTCGTCGTCATCGTCCAGTTGACGCTCCTGTTGTTCGTCGCGCGGGCGCTCGGCATCGCGTTCAGCCGGGTGGGCCAGCCCGCCGTCGTCGGTGAACTGCTGGCGGGCGTGGTGCTCGGGCCGTCGCTGTTCGGCGTGCTCCTGCCGGGCGTCTACGACGCCGTCTTCGCCGTCCCCGAGAGCCAGTTCCACCTGCTGGAGGTCATCTCGTGGGTCGGGCTCATCATGCTCCTCATCGTCACCGGGCTGGAGACCGACGTCGACCTCATCCTCCGGAAGGGTCGCGTGGCCGTCGTGCTCTCGCTGGGCGGCATCCTCCTGCCGTTCGCCACCGGGTTCGCGCTCGGCTGGTACCTCCCGAGTGAGTTCATCGCGTCGGCGGACCAGCGACTGGTGTTCAGCCTCTTCATCGCCACGGCGATGAGCATCTCCGCCATCCCGGTCATCGCGAAGATACTCATCGACCTCGACATCGTCCGGCGGGACTTCGGTCAGCTCATCCTCGCGGCCGGGATGGTCGACGACACCATCGGCTGGATACTGCTCGCGACGGTCGCCGGCCTCGCCCAGAGCGGGACCGTCGACGCCGCCTCCGCCCTCCGGACCGTCGTCTCCGTCGTCGTCTTTCTCGTCGTCGCCTTCACGCTCGGTCGGCGCGCGGTCGACGGCCTCGTCCGCTGGGTCGACGACGTCGTCGGCGGCGAGACGACGATGATAACGCTGCTCGTCGTGCTGGCGCTCGCCGCCGGCGCGGTCACCCAGTACCTCGGCCTGGAGGCCATCCTCGGCGCGTTCGTCGTCGGCATCCTCGTCGGTCAGGTGAACCGCTTCGACTACCAGCTCAGACACCTCTTCGAGGTGGTCACGCTCGGCATCTTCGCGCCGGTGTTCTTCGCCATCGCGGGCCTCCGGATGGACGTGGCGGCGCTGCTCGACCCGACGGTCCTCCTCGTCGGCCTGGTCGTGCTCGCGGTGGCGTGCGTCGGCAAGTTCGGGGGCGTCTTCGTCGCCGGACGGGCGGTCGGCCTGTCGAACTGGGAGGCCATCGGTATCGGTGGCGGCATGAACGCGCGTGGCGCGATGGAGATCATCGTCGCGACCATCGGCCTCGGGCTGGGTATCCTCACGACCGAGATGTACAGCATCATCGTCATGGTCGCGCTCGTCACCTCGCTCATGGCGCCCGCGGTCATCCGGTGGGCGCTCCCGCACATCGAGGTCGGCGAGGCCGAGCGCACCCGCCTGGAGGCCGAGGACGAGGCGCGCCGGGGGTTCGTCGGCGGCCTCTCCCGCGTCCTGCTCCCGACGCGCTGTAGCGTCGAGTCACAGTTCGCCGCGCGACTGCTCGGCGACCTCGTCGCCGGCCGCGAGGTCGAGGTGACGACGATGTACGTCAGCGAGGGGGACGACGCCGGGGCGTCGACCTGGACGCTCGATTCGCTTCGTGGGCGGGTCGGCCGGCGCGCGGGCCGGGCGGTCCCGTCGTCACCCGAAGACGGCGAGGACCACGGGTCGACCGCCTCGCGCTGTCTCGACCGTATGCGGTCGCGAATCGCCGCCACGGGGGAGTCGACGGTCCGGGGTATCGTCCGCGCCGGCGGTGACGACGCGACGCGCGCCGTCCTCGACGAGGCGCGCCGGGGGTACGACCTCCTCGTGCTCGGGACCGGGACGCCCGGGCGTCGGCCCGACGAACCCCTGTTCACGGACGCAGTCGACACCATCATCCGCGACTCGCCCTGTCCGTTCCTGGTGGTGCGCTCGGACCACGAGCGGTTCGGGGACGGCGAGGGCGTCCGGGACTACCCGGTCGAGCGCATCCTGTTGCCGACGACGGGGACGACGCACAACCGCCGGGCGGCCGAGGCGGCCTTCGCCGTCGCACGGGCGCGGGACGCGGTCGTCGAGGTGGTCAACGTCGTCGACCCGCCGCGGACGACCGACGTCTTCGCCACGCGTCCGGACGTCACCCCGGCGATGGACCTCGGCGCCGACCTCGTCGAGAACGAGGCGGCCGTCGGCCGCCGCATGGGTGCCCGCGTGGAGACGCGCGTGGTGGTCGCCGACGGCGACACCGACCCCGAAGCGACGGTCGTCTCGCTCGCCGCCGACACCGGTGCCGACCTCGTCTTCCTCGGCAGCAGCGTCCGGAACGTCACCCAGCGGGCGTTCCTCGGCCACCGCGTCGACTACATCCTCGAAGAGGCACCCTGTCCGGTCGCGGTCGTCGGGTCGTCCTGA
- a CDS encoding universal stress protein produces MTDRTPVLVPVRVLEGETVPEGVPELLADTHVVLLGYHVIPEQTATGQAHLQFEDRATQRLDDYEAIFDEAGATVERRLVFTHDGQKTIDRTIREHDCAAVLVPNATGPVADVLVPVGGTRRTDRLADVVAGVFAGIGPSVTVYHVLEAGESEADVRVHLDAMVDRLGALGMDPSVIETRIERASDPLGAIVETAEAFDAVVMGETDPSLATFVFGMPADQVADRFLGPVFVVQYDPEPDGATG; encoded by the coding sequence ATGACGGACCGCACGCCGGTACTCGTCCCCGTTCGCGTCCTCGAGGGGGAGACGGTCCCGGAAGGCGTCCCCGAACTCCTCGCCGACACCCACGTCGTCCTGCTCGGGTACCACGTCATCCCCGAACAGACCGCCACCGGGCAGGCGCACCTCCAGTTCGAGGACCGGGCGACACAGCGACTCGACGACTACGAGGCGATATTCGACGAGGCGGGAGCGACCGTCGAGCGGCGACTCGTGTTCACGCACGACGGGCAGAAGACCATCGACCGCACGATACGCGAACACGACTGCGCGGCCGTCCTCGTCCCGAACGCGACAGGGCCGGTCGCGGACGTGCTCGTCCCGGTCGGTGGGACCAGGAGGACCGACCGCCTCGCCGACGTCGTCGCGGGCGTGTTCGCTGGCATCGGTCCCTCCGTGACGGTGTATCACGTGCTCGAAGCGGGGGAGAGCGAGGCCGACGTCCGGGTGCACCTCGACGCGATGGTCGACCGACTGGGGGCGCTCGGCATGGACCCCTCGGTCATCGAGACGCGCATCGAGCGCGCCAGCGACCCCCTCGGCGCCATCGTCGAGACGGCCGAGGCGTTCGACGCCGTCGTCATGGGCGAGACCGACCCGTCGCTGGCGACGTTCGTGTTCGGGATGCCGGCCGACCAGGTCGCGGACCGGTTCCTCGGGCCGGTGTTCGTGGTCCAGTACGACCCGGAACCGGACGGTGCGACCGGCTGA
- a CDS encoding GAP family protein, with amino-acid sequence MSLLTVLPLAIVMVAGPQLLSAVFLATSERWRRNSALFVLGACLSISTVVALAYLLGSGAASQGASRPLLDAVVVVVLLAAMVDTYRSREEAEPPAWMGRLGSASPRFSFRLGFLLLGFFPSDLLTSVAVGSYLAGHGLPLTDAAGFVALTALLLALPALAVLALGERGEAALPDVRDWMETNSWLVNEVVLAFFVVIVVTG; translated from the coding sequence ATGAGCCTCCTGACCGTCCTCCCGCTCGCCATCGTGATGGTCGCCGGGCCACAGCTACTCAGTGCCGTCTTCCTCGCCACGAGCGAGCGGTGGCGGCGCAACTCCGCGCTGTTCGTCCTCGGCGCGTGCCTCTCCATCAGCACCGTCGTCGCGCTGGCGTACCTGCTCGGGAGCGGTGCCGCGAGCCAGGGGGCGTCGCGGCCGCTGCTGGACGCCGTGGTGGTCGTGGTCCTCCTCGCGGCCATGGTCGACACCTACCGGAGCCGCGAGGAGGCGGAGCCGCCTGCGTGGATGGGGAGACTCGGGAGCGCGAGTCCGCGGTTCTCCTTCAGGCTCGGCTTCCTCCTCCTGGGGTTCTTCCCGAGCGACCTCCTCACCTCGGTCGCCGTCGGGTCGTACCTCGCTGGACACGGCCTCCCGCTGACCGACGCCGCCGGATTCGTCGCCCTGACGGCCCTCCTCCTCGCCCTGCCGGCACTCGCTGTGCTCGCGCTCGGTGAACGCGGCGAGGCGGCCCTGCCGGACGTCCGCGACTGGATGGAGACCAACTCCTGGCTCGTCAACGAGGTGGTCCTCGCGTTCTTCGTCGTCATCGTCGTCACCGGGTGA
- a CDS encoding DUF7861 family protein, with product MTTHDRVHARKPTHDLDRWDRGTVERLVERDGHCLVTVTNAAGESVDLRVTLAVRDLFVGRLDLPPGASPVGETVWYRKKGGR from the coding sequence GTGACGACCCACGACCGCGTCCACGCCCGGAAGCCGACGCACGACCTCGACCGGTGGGACCGCGGGACCGTCGAGCGACTCGTCGAGCGCGACGGCCACTGTCTCGTGACGGTCACGAACGCGGCCGGCGAGTCGGTCGACCTCCGGGTCACGCTCGCGGTCCGGGACCTGTTCGTCGGGCGTCTCGACCTCCCACCCGGAGCGTCGCCGGTCGGCGAGACGGTCTGGTACCGGAAGAAGGGCGGTCGGTGA
- a CDS encoding inorganic phosphate transporter gives MTDVLFLGGILVAVFVGYNIGGSTTGPAFGPAVGAGAVSKATAAGLMTVFFFVGAWTIGRRVVDTLGRELVFDPGVFTLETSIGVLFFIGLALFVGNVFGVPASTSMTAVGAIAGLGLASEELNWAVMGEIATWWLVAPVIGFWVSLVIGRYFYTRLNRVVAMERSDGPLLELDRSGVLPRPRPTETTNRRELFGVATVIAIGCLMAFSSGTSNIANAIAPLVGSGVLEMNPAIAIGGVAVGIGAFTIARRTLETMGSDITELPLTAAIVVATVSATLVVFLSAIGIPASFVVIATMSIIGLGWGRATRPITFPGAIRGEDVGPLDQRPADVPRASDLFDPATTARVVLMQNVVPLVATVGSYLTFRFVPVFGL, from the coding sequence ATGACTGACGTCCTGTTTCTCGGCGGTATCCTCGTGGCCGTGTTCGTCGGCTACAACATCGGTGGGTCGACGACGGGGCCGGCGTTCGGGCCCGCGGTCGGCGCCGGCGCGGTCTCGAAGGCGACGGCCGCCGGCCTCATGACCGTCTTCTTCTTCGTCGGCGCGTGGACAATCGGCCGGCGTGTCGTCGACACCCTCGGGCGGGAACTGGTGTTCGACCCGGGGGTCTTCACGCTGGAGACGAGCATCGGCGTCCTCTTCTTCATCGGGCTGGCGCTGTTCGTCGGCAACGTCTTCGGCGTCCCCGCCTCCACGTCGATGACGGCCGTCGGCGCCATCGCCGGCCTCGGCCTCGCGAGCGAGGAACTCAACTGGGCCGTGATGGGCGAGATAGCGACCTGGTGGCTCGTCGCCCCCGTCATCGGCTTCTGGGTCTCGCTGGTCATCGGCCGGTACTTCTACACGCGCCTCAACCGGGTGGTCGCGATGGAGCGAAGCGACGGGCCGCTGCTCGAACTCGACCGCTCGGGCGTCCTCCCTCGCCCCAGGCCGACGGAGACGACGAACCGCCGCGAACTGTTCGGCGTGGCGACGGTCATCGCCATCGGCTGTCTGATGGCGTTCAGTTCCGGCACCTCGAACATCGCGAACGCCATCGCGCCGCTGGTCGGCAGCGGCGTCCTCGAGATGAACCCCGCCATCGCCATCGGCGGGGTCGCCGTCGGCATCGGGGCGTTCACCATCGCCCGGCGGACCCTCGAGACGATGGGCAGCGACATCACCGAACTCCCCCTCACGGCCGCCATCGTCGTCGCGACGGTGAGCGCGACGCTCGTCGTCTTCCTGTCGGCCATCGGCATCCCCGCGAGCTTCGTCGTCATCGCCACGATGTCCATCATCGGGCTGGGCTGGGGGCGCGCGACCCGACCCATCACCTTCCCGGGCGCCATCCGCGGCGAGGACGTCGGACCGCTCGACCAGCGCCCGGCCGACGTCCCCCGTGCCTCGGACCTCTTCGACCCGGCGACGACGGCCCGGGTCGTCCTCATGCAGAACGTCGTCCCGCTGGTGGCGACGGTCGGCTCGTACCTCACCTTCCGGTTCGTCCCCGTCTTCGGGCTCTGA
- a CDS encoding class I SAM-dependent methyltransferase, with the protein MDSHEVRRQWAERSGEYSPEYYAYYGPDDTSETVHALLDRFVGRDARVLELGCSSGRHLSHLHEEGFEDLSGIEVNDDALDVMEEVYPDLADAGTFYLDAIEDVVGDFADDRFDAVYSVETLQHLHPDAEWVYAELARITAGLLVTVENEGEGEHEVNYVDDDVPLYYRDWNRVFTDVGCVEVAVERGKRDTVRAFRPPRE; encoded by the coding sequence GTGGATTCTCACGAGGTACGACGACAGTGGGCGGAACGGTCCGGAGAGTACTCCCCGGAGTACTACGCCTACTACGGGCCCGACGACACGAGCGAGACGGTGCACGCGCTCCTCGACCGGTTCGTCGGGCGCGACGCGCGCGTCCTCGAACTCGGCTGCAGTTCGGGGCGCCACCTCTCACACCTCCACGAGGAGGGGTTCGAGGACCTGTCGGGTATCGAGGTCAACGACGACGCCCTCGACGTGATGGAGGAGGTCTACCCCGACCTCGCCGACGCCGGGACGTTCTACCTCGACGCCATCGAGGACGTCGTCGGCGACTTCGCGGACGACCGCTTCGACGCGGTCTACTCCGTCGAGACGCTCCAGCACCTCCACCCCGACGCCGAGTGGGTGTACGCGGAACTCGCCCGCATCACGGCCGGCCTCCTCGTCACCGTCGAGAACGAGGGGGAAGGGGAGCACGAGGTGAACTACGTCGACGACGACGTCCCACTGTACTACCGCGACTGGAACCGCGTCTTCACCGACGTGGGCTGCGTCGAGGTGGCCGTCGAACGGGGGAAACGGGACACCGTCCGGGCGTTCCGTCCGCCACGTGAGTGA